The Entelurus aequoreus isolate RoL-2023_Sb linkage group LG08, RoL_Eaeq_v1.1, whole genome shotgun sequence genome segment aaaaattccaaagtaaaccgtttttattttttaaaaacaaaaaagttataTTTCCTGAAACCATTTCTCAAAATGGATGTAAAGTAGTTGGAGACTTAAGTAGGTCAAAAATTAATAATGttgcttttaattcattatttttttaaaaatgactgtttaaaaaaaaaaaaaaaagatttcaaagACCCCCCAAaatggtaaaaatattttttttccactttcaaaaatctattgatcaacttcacttttttttttttttttttttttttaaatgttttcgaAGAaaaccgtttttatttttttaacacaaaatatgctatatttcctgaaaccatttttaaaaatagataGATGTAAAGTAGTTGGAGACTTAAGTAGGTAAAAAATTAATAATGttgcttttaattcattattttttaaatgactgtttaaaaaaaatttaaaaggccccccaaaaaagtaaaaatatttttttttcactttcaaaacaAACCTTtgaacaatgactgtttaaaaaaaaaaaaaaagatttaaaaagccCCCCCAAatggtaaaaatatatttttttctctttcaaaACAAACCTATTGATCATCTTCACTTTActtcggatttttttttttaattaaaaaaaaaaatctgaagtaaaccgtttttattttttaaaaacaaaaaagttataTTTCCCGAAACCATTTCTCAAAATAGATAGATGTAAAGTAGTTGGAGACTTAAGTAGGTCAAAAATTAAATAATGTtgcttttaattaattattttttgaacaatgactgtttaaaaaaaaaattaaaaaaaagatttcaaaAGCCCCCCAAaatggtaaaaatattttttttccactttcaaaaatctattgatcaacttcactttttttttttttttttttataaaaagttttcaaAGAAaaccgttttttaatttttaacacaaaatatgctatatttcctGAAACCATTTCTAAAAATAGATAGATGTAAAGTAGTTGGAGACTTAAGTAGGTCAAAAATTAATAATGttgcttttaattcattattttttaaacaatgactgtttaaaaaaaaaaaaagatttaaaaagtcccccaaaatggtaaaaatatttttttttcactttcaaaacaAACCTATTGATcatcttcactttttttttttttttaattaaaaaaaaattccgaagtaaaccgtttttattttttaaaaacaaaaaagttataTTTCCTGAAACCATTTCTCAAAATAGATATATGTAAAGTAGTTGGAGACTTAAGTAGGTCAAAAATTAAATAATGTTGCTTTTAATTCAttcttttttgaacaatgactgtttaaaaaaaaaaaaaagatttcaaagGCCCcccaaaatggtaaaaaaaaagtcactttcaAAACAAATCTATTGTCCACTTCacattttgtttgattttttttataaaaaaaatgttttcgaagaaaaccgtttttattttttaaaaacaaaaaaagttataTTTCCTGAAACCATTTCTCAAAATAGATAGATGTAAAGTAGTTGGAGACTTAAGTAGGTCAAAAATTAAATAATGTTGCTTttaattaaaacaacaacaacaaaagagatTTCAAAGGCCCCCCAAaatggtaaaaatattttttttccactttcaaaaatctattgatcaacttcactttttttaatttattttttttataaaaagttttcaaAGAAaaccgttttttattttttaaacacaaaatatgctatatttcctGAAACCATTTCTCAAAATAGATGTAAAGTAGTTGGAGACTTAAGTAGGTCAAAAATGAATgttgattttaattcaatatttttttaacaattccagttaaaaaaataaatcacactaaaggtctcggGAACCCAAAAGGccaccactcataaaagtgttaattcATATATCAATATGGACACGCTGCCTGAGAGCCAATCAGCAGCCACGATACTAAACAGTGTTCTGATTGTTGTGGTGTCATCTCATGAAAATACTgcagtagtattgatatttttggttcatttagctatgcttaaaaatgcttaatttaggccaaacacTGTAAAAATGATGGATTTATTACCTCAATCAAGCTTATTTAAATGATAGAAAGTACACAAATATTGAATGAGTTCCTTTTAATGACATGAAACTAACACACGTATAAAAAGCGCAGGATATTTACAGCACGGTTCCAGTAATAAAAAGGTCAGCCGTCGGTGGCCAGGATGAGCACGGCGCCAAAGATGCCCACGTTGTGTCCGATGAGCTTCATCTGGTTCCAGAACTCCACCTTGCGGGTGTGGTGCCAGTAGCTCAGGTTGCCGTCGGTGAGCAGGATGAGGAGCGGCAGGACGGTGGCCAGGACCTGCGCCGCCTGCCGCACGTAGCAGCCCGACAGGAAGGCCAGGGCCAGCGCGCCTAGCGTGACCTCCAGCAGGACCAGGGCCAGCTCGCCCCCCCAGATGTGGTCCAGGTAGGCCAGCCTGTCCTCCTTGCTGTGCTGCAGAGAGTACACCTGGTGGACGCCAAAGGTACTGCGGTCAGCTTACACCCTTGCTATTGTCACACTTTACATCAAGAAAAAAGCCACAAAGCGTCTTTCTCATATACTAAAtcacaaatctggcccgccacatcatttaatgtggcccactgtCAATTTAATGGCTTGCTACccgccatgtcattaatgtgaccTGTCGCGTCcattaagtggcctgccacattgttTAATGGGGGCCACAATCTCGTTAAATGGGGCCCGTCAtctcatttaatttggcccaccataTCGTTTACAAAGCCCCACCATCTTGTTTATGGAGGCCCACAATCTCGTTTAATGTGGCTGACCATCTCGTTTAGTGAGGCCCACCATCTTGTTTAGTGTGGCCCACCATCTCATTTAAGGATCCCCACCATATCGTTTACGGAGGCCCACAATCTcgtttaatttggcccaccataTCGTTTACGGAGACCCACCATCTcgtttaatttggcccaccataTCGTTTACAATCGTTTACGGAGGCCCACCGTCTCGTTTAATTTGGCCCACAATATCGTTTACAAAGGCCCACCAtctcatttaaggtggcccaccaTATCGTTTATTTTGGCCCACAATATCGTTTACAAAGGCCCACCATCTCGTTTAATGTAGCTGACCATTTCGTTTAAGGAGACCTACCATCTCGTTTAAGGAGGCCTACCATCTCGTTTAAGGAGGCCCACCATCTCGTTTAAGGAGGCCCACCATCTCGTTTAAGGAGGCCCACCATCTCGTTTAATGTAGCTGACCATTTCGTTTAAGGAGACCTACCATCTCATTTAAGGAGGCCCACCATCTCGTTTAATGTAGCTGACCATTTCGTTTAAGGAGACCTACCATCTCGTTTAAGGAGGCCCACCATCTCGTTTAATGAGGCCCACCATATCGTTTAATGTAGCTGACCATTTTGTTTAAGGAGACCTACCATCTCGTTTAAGGAGGCCCACCATCTCGTTTACGGAGGCCCACCATCTCGTTTAATATTGGCCCACCATATCGTTTATTGTGGCCGACCATCTTGTTTACAGAGGCCCACCAtctcatttaatttggcccaccatcTCGTTTAACGTGGCCGACCATCTTGTTTACGGAGGCCCACCGTCTCGTTTAATGTGGCCGACCATCTTGTTTACGGAGGCCTACCATCTcgtttaatttggcccaccatcTCGTTTACGGAGGCCCACAATCtagtttaatgtggcccaccatctCGGTTAATTTGGCCCACCATCTCGTTTAATGTGGCTGACCATTTCGTTTAATGAGACCAACCAAGGAGGCCCACCAACTCATTTAGcgtatatgtacgtgtatgtatatatatatatatatatatatatatatatatatatatatatatatatatatatatatatatatatatatatatatatatatatatataatgagtatgtatatatacagtatgtatatgtctcTATATGAAAGGCATTGAAATGAGGACAATGACAATCATACAATatagtacatacagtatagtaCATACAATATAGTACAGTAATGCATTGACTTGTgaaacagcgccctctgctggatttATAGCTGCAGCACTTTTTTAGCACCCATTCATTTAGCTATCAAACTGCTTCTATGTTGTTAAAAAATATCATTTGACATTTTACAGGAGGGGAAATAAACATGTAGGGGAGACAATCCTGAACGGAGACGAGGCGCAGTTCTACATTTGAAGACCTACAAAGTCAACCCATTCAAGACTTGCGTAAGTGTTCAAGGCGTGCCGAGGTCTCACCATGCAGATGAGGTAGACCCCCAGGAAGATCTGTCCTGTGGACTGCAGGGACCTGCTGCGTGCTTTCTGCCTGTGCACCTCGCCCGCCCCGCTGGCCAGGATCAGGAAGCCTCCGATGATGGCGAGCGCTCTGGAATACATGCGCACCTGCGGGGAGAGGCGGGCGCCATGTTTGCATTGTGGTCCTTTTCACTCTTTACCATTATCGTGGAGTCGTATCACCTTGAGCCACTCGGCGTAGTGCACCTGCCCGCCCGCGTAGGACGCGTACGTGCTGACGGCCAGCTGGATGGCGGCGCACATGGCGAACCACCGCCTCTTCACGCCGAACGACATGAAGCTGGCACACAGCACCGCCGCCCCCATGTCTACGTACAGGTAGGGCACAAGGATGTCTGGCTTCCTGCCAACAACAAGATAGTCATTATTTTGGAGACATTTACTTAGTTGATGTGTGGAGAGATTAGCCCGACTATAAATACAGAGCCACAGTAGTACCGTTTTTCAATGGAAATGATCATAAATCTCTGATTGAGGACCACAATTCCATACACTCAGGACttggcttaaatgctaacatgaaaacaagagacattgacGTCTTTCTCCATTTTAGAAACGGCCAATTCGAACTTaggtaaaaacatgaataaaacaaaGATATTCGACTATGCAAAATGAGCACACAAACTGCGCTCTCTTCAAACACAGGGATTAATATGAAAATAAATACtggttccttttgactgtacatgtactgtaaatgtataatgtatttatattattcacgtgtgaataatgctgtataatagactatattattcacatgtgaataatgctgtataatagactgtatttatattcacatgtgaataatgctgtataatagactgtatttatattcacatgtgaataatgctgtataatagactgtatttatattattcacatgtgaataatgctgtatagtagactatttatattattcacatgtgaataatgctgtataattctgtatttatgttattcacatgtgaataatgctgtataatagactgtatttatgttattcacatgtaaataatgctgtataatagactgcatttatattattcacatgtgaataatgctgtataatagactgtatttatgttattcacatgtgaataatgctgtataatagactatttatattattcacatgtgaataatgctgtataatagactgcatttatgttattcacatgtgaataatgctgtataatagactgtatttgtgttattcacatgtgaataatgctgtataatagactgtatttattttattcacatgtgaataatgctgtataatagactgtattgatattattcacatgtgaataatgctgtataatagactgtatttatattattcacatgtgaataatactgtataatagactgtatttatattattcacatgtgaataatgctgtataatagactgtatttgtgttattcacatgtgaataatgctgtataatagactatattattcacatgtgaataatgctgtataatagactgtatttatgttattcacatgtgaataatgctgtataatagactgtatttatattcacatgtgaataatgctgtataatagactgtatttatattattcacatgtgaataatgctgtatagtagactatttatattattcacatgtgaataatgctgtataattctgtatttatgttattcacatgtgaataatgctgtataatagactgtatttatgttattcacatgtaaataatgctgtataatagactgcatttatattattcacatgtgaataatgctgtataatagactgtatttatgttattcacatgtgaataatgctgtataatagactatttatattattcacatgtgaataatgctgtataatagactgcatttatgttattcacatgtgaataatgctgtataatagactgtatttgtgttattcacatgtgaataatgctgtataatagactgtatttattttattcacatgtgaataatgctgtataatagactgtattgatattattcacatgtgaataatgctgtataatagactgtatttatattattcacatgtgaataatactgtataatagactgtatttatattattcacatgtgaataatgctgtataatagactgtatttgtgttattcacatgtgaataatgctgtataatagactgtatttattttattcacatgtgaataatgctgtataatagactgtattgatattattcacatgtgaataatgctgtataatagactgtatttatattattcacacgtgaataatactgtataatagactgtatttatattattcacatgtgaataatgctgtataatagactgtatttgtgttattcacatgtgaataatgctgtataatagactatattattcacatgtgaataatgctgtataatagactgtatttatgttattcacatgtgaataatgctgtataatagactgtatttatattattcacatgtgaataatgctgtataatagactgtattgatattcacatgtgaataatgctgtataatagactgtatttatatcattcacatatgaataatgctgtataatagactgtatttatattattcacctgtgaataatgctgtataatagactgtatttatgttattcacatgtgaataatgctgtataatagactgtatattattcacatgtgaataatgctgtataatagactgtatttatgttattcacatgtgaataatgctgtataatagactgtatttatgttatgcacatgtgaataatgctgtataatagactgtatttattggcaCTTCAGCCTTCCAAACTGCAATTTctcgttctttaaaaaaaatatattgtactgttttttgggtgtttaaaaaaatttatttaaagaAAAGTTTTGCGAGCATGAATGggagaaaatgttttttgtagTAATTACAGGGCAACTTGTAGGGTGTGTCAATCACACACCCACCATACAAAACCACAAGTTAAAAACAGCAACATAGTACTctttaaataaatacttaaattcaATGTATTTAAATGACGTCATTTAATTACGACATGGACGAGAGGTGTTTGCGCACCAAATTAAGCGGTCCGACGATAGCTCACCGGCTAATTTAGCCAAACAGCTCCTTTTAAAGGCGCTGCTGTttatgtttttgggttttttttaccttttggacTCGGCTCGTTCCGCGAACAGCATGAGCATACAGAAGCAGTTCCAAAAGCCGAAACGGGTCAAGATAAACGCTCCGAACTGGCACAGGAACCTCAACATCTGCTTCCCACTCGGGACCGCCATGGCTGTGACACTCTCCGTCGACGGCACGACAGGAAGAACTGCACGTGTCAAAGTAAGAGTCCGCATCCGGTCCAATCGCTATAAACTTGCCTAAGAGAGTCATTCGAAGCTCTTAGTTTGAAGGCTGGTTTGTGTGCTGGCAAAAGGCGGTCATCCCATTGGCTGTCGGCGGGAACTGTTGCCGGAAGTGGTGCCCGGGGCTATGCAGGAAAATGTTGCTATTACGCCAATATTGTGTaccaatatttacattttaaagacGGAGGATCGTCTTTATTTACATCCAGGTTGCTTAGCAACCTAAAAGTAGTGGTTCTCGTTATAATACATGATTCTGTTCGGACAATAGATAATGAGGGTTAAGAaaacgttccaaataagtgtacaGAGTGGGCATTATGCATACattttatttacacattattattattattattaaaatagttttatttatttttttataaattttttttttttttttacattctgcaATTTGGCGCCCCCTAAAAGGATGGTGGATTTAAAAAAAGGGCCCCCAAACGAACAGCTCACAACTGCGAATCAGTTTTTTTTTGATCGTTGACTTAAAGAAGCTGTTCAAAACTGTCAAATTGTTAGCGAAGGTCACATCTCCGGTCTAAATCCACAGTGACGTCACCGGACTTAAGCTGCGGCAGAAGAGACTAACCCAGATCCTGTAAACTGGCTTACAAGGTGACGACTCCCGTTCGAAAGGTTACATTTGGGATCAATGTTAGTGGACCTACTGTACATGCTTTGTAGGCATTAAAcacttgttatgaaggtgtctgttactacattatatatatacttgcagtgtgtatattgtacatattacatattgttatgaacaggcctggccctaaccaatctggcgccctaggcaagattttaggtggcgccccccccccccccccccctcccaacatcggcagtgaagtgtatatactcacaagaaaccgaatagctttgtctttgaccttttgtttttacttaaagaaagcaaatgaacatattatatgagaatgttatgttatgattatctttaaccgaatcacagcagtgctcaaattaaaaaaacagcattccctctcatgtgatattgcttaattaacattaatgatgtgcactttaacaactaggcttacaactatacctaatatataaaggggtggaaaagtgactattacctgcagggcaaacattagctaaccagaaggcaataacaatgtcaacaaaaaacacctgcttaaaagatctaatacaaatgtccctgaggaatgtaaggtgggagtactgtaattacctaacgttacattattattttccataacaatttagccccctccacaatattaacccgacgttaaaacagaactagctatttattgattagcaattgccgaatcatgtaacattagcttaatgctaaaaagccaggttactatcacattctgtaacagacaaataatttcatgtaggctaacgttacctacctgctacctctgtctttttctcgtttgtcctcttcttttctctttttttcttccctgggcacctgacagttttggccgttttgacatcttgtgttgattttttgatgtggtgacgttcaaaaagagtcatgatacgggtagggagggggcgcaccgtgcggggggagggggcgtaatgttgtaacataaTATTTCTGTTAAATAGGCTtttctttgcattttaattaacgtgggcttattttttgtatttagaaataatagtaccaacttttttatttattctttttttttctctctaacatttgtggcactggcgtggcgccctctgatggacggcgcccttagcatttgcctatacggcctatgccacgggccaaccctggttatgaaggtgtctgttactacattatatatatatacttgcagtgtgtatattgtacatattacatattgttatgaaggtgtctgttactacattatatatatatacttgcagtgtgtatattgtacatattacatattgttatgaaggtgtctgttactacatttatatatatatacttgcagtgtgtatattgtacatattacatattgttatgaaggtgtctgttactacattatatatatacttgcagtgtgtatattgtacatattacatattgttatgaaggtgtctgttactacattatacatatatatacttgcagtgtgtatattgtacatattgttatgaaggtgtctgttactacattatatatatacttgcagtgtgtatattgtacatattacatattgttatgaaggtgtctgttactacattatatatatatacttgcagtgtgtatattgtacatattacatattgttatgaaggtgtctgttactacattatatatatatacttgcagtgtgtatattgtacatattacatattgttatgaaggtgtctgttactacattatatatatacttgcagtgtgtatattgtacatattacatattgttatgaaggtgtctgttactacattatatatatacttgcagtgtgtatattgtacatattacatattgttatgaaggtgtctgttactacattatacatatatatacttgcagtgtgtatattgtacatattgttatgaaggtgtctgttactacattatatatatacttgcagtgtgtatattgtacatattacatattgttatgaaggtgtctgttactacattatatatatatacttgcagtgtgtatattgtacatattacatattgttatgaaggtgtctgttactacattatatatatatacttgcagtgtgtatattgtacatattacatattgttatgaaggtgtctgttactacattatatatatacttgcagtgtgtatattgtacatattacatattgttatgaaggtgtctgttactacattatatatatacttgcagtgtgtatattgtacatattacatattgttatgaaggtgtctgttactacattatacatatatatacttgcagtgtgtatattgtacatattgttatgaaggtgtctgttactacattatatatatacttgcagtgtgtatattgtacatattacatattgttatgaaggtgtctgttactacattatatatatatacttgcagtgtgtatattgtacatattacatattgttatgaaggtgtctgttactacattatatatatatacttgcagtgtgtatattgtacatattacatattgttatgaaggtgtctgttactacattatatatatacttgcagtgtgtataacaaaaggcaaaaaaaagtgcagttccccttaaggaTTTTTTGTGTGACTTCTGATCGTTTGTAAGAgcgttgttgcgtcgaccagctcttcctcccagggaatctaagttactggtcaatcccaagttctttcgatgacatatatgctgagtaagaaggaccatcaagacagaattggaatattttcaagttttactaaagctataGAAGGTCAACTTAAcccatacattcatatcggctactctagttgatctggcattccaacggaaaagccaactccttgcacacaaagaaaacccccatctctccccctcgcaacaccCCGGGTCAAGAACCGAATGACATTGGTGAATGGTGCATGCCGGATAAGTCCTCAGCGTACACCTTCTGCGCCCTCTCCACTTCCTGCTCACTAAATGGCGCCTCCTGATTGTTTAATCCAATCACGGGGATTGGCGACAAGCCGATGAAGAGGAGGTCAGTCGGCGTGAGGAGGAGACAAGTCGGGTCGCTCCATGAGATCTTAAGACTACTCTTCTCTGCTCGTTGAGGACCCCCGCCATTCAGCAGGTAAACGCCGCGCCGTACCGCCGTTTTCTTGACCTCAGTTCCCGGAAGTGGTGGTTTGTCTTCTCTCTGCAGCCAGGATGGCTCGGGACATGTCAGATAAAGAAATCCTGAAGATGGAGCTGGACCAGCTGAAGAAGGAAGTGAGCACACCCAGGACTCCGGTGGGTCTCCTGCTAAGTACTCCACTCAGTTTTTATGGACTAAAAGggcaaaaaaacacataaaaataagaaaaatgtgtAATTGACAGATGGATCTGAACTTGATGTTTTCATTTGagtgttaaaagtttttaaaaaaagaaaacatatgtaTGAATTTTTAATGAGAGGCCCTTTTGGAGCCCCCAAAATCTTAGTGGGattcttaaatttttttataaaaatatttttattttatttaatttttttaat includes the following:
- the LOC133655219 gene encoding transmembrane protein 101-like — translated: MAVPSGKQMLRFLCQFGAFILTRFGFWNCFCMLMLFAERAESKRKPDILVPYLYVDMGAAVLCASFMSFGVKRRWFAMCAAIQLAVSTYASYAGGQVHYAEWLKVRMYSRALAIIGGFLILASGAGEVHRQKARSRSLQSTGQIFLGVYLICMVYSLQHSKEDRLAYLDHIWGGELALVLLEVTLGALALAFLSGCYVRQAAQVLATVLPLLILLTDGNLSYWHHTRKVEFWNQMKLIGHNVGIFGAVLILATDG